Proteins encoded within one genomic window of Methanobacteriales archaeon HGW-Methanobacteriales-1:
- a CDS encoding 50S ribosomal protein L14e, which translates to MPAIEVGRVCIKTAGREAGEKCVVVDIVDEKFVEVVGVSVKNRRCNIQHLEPVDQVLEIKSEDPEEIKKELEALE; encoded by the coding sequence ATGCCAGCAATAGAAGTAGGAAGAGTATGTATTAAAACCGCAGGCAGAGAAGCCGGCGAAAAATGTGTAGTTGTAGATATAGTTGATGAAAAATTCGTAGAAGTTGTAGGAGTTTCTGTAAAAAACCGCAGATGCAACATACAACACTTGGAACCTGTAGACCAAGTATTAGAAATTAAATCAGAAGATCCTGAAGAGATCAAAAAAGAGCTAGAAGCTCTTGAATAA
- a CDS encoding RNA-guided pseudouridylation complex pseudouridine synthase subunit Cbf5: MENFLIKAESETNPEYGCWPESRPIEDHLRKGIINLDKPSGPTSHEIDSWVRIILNAQKTGHGGTLDPKVTGILPIGIDNATRVIQLLLAAGKEYVCLMRLHREIDEPQIREIFDEFQGKIFQTPPLKSAVKRELRVRTVYYADILEIDGQHVLFKIGCEAGTYIRKYCHDIGEALGIGAHMAELRRTRAGSFVEDDTLTTLHDLTDAYHYWKEDNDESLIRKCILPMEKAADHLPKVIIRDSAVDAICHGAKLASGGILSLNADIKKGTTVAIQTLKGELVASGKSLETAEEIIESDTGIMIDVKKVFMEPETYPKLWK; the protein is encoded by the coding sequence ATGGAAAATTTTCTTATCAAGGCCGAAAGTGAAACTAATCCTGAGTATGGATGCTGGCCTGAATCTCGTCCCATAGAAGATCATTTGCGAAAAGGAATTATCAACCTGGACAAACCGTCTGGACCTACTTCTCATGAAATTGATTCATGGGTGCGCATAATTCTTAATGCTCAAAAGACTGGACATGGTGGGACTTTAGATCCTAAGGTTACGGGTATTCTACCTATTGGGATAGATAATGCCACTAGAGTAATACAATTATTACTCGCGGCTGGAAAAGAGTATGTCTGTCTAATGCGACTTCACAGGGAGATTGATGAGCCGCAAATTAGAGAGATATTTGATGAATTCCAAGGTAAAATTTTCCAAACTCCTCCCTTAAAATCTGCGGTTAAGCGAGAATTAAGGGTTAGAACTGTTTATTATGCAGATATTCTTGAAATTGATGGTCAACATGTTCTTTTTAAAATTGGATGTGAAGCTGGAACTTACATACGTAAATACTGTCACGATATTGGTGAAGCCCTAGGAATAGGTGCCCACATGGCAGAATTGAGAAGAACTAGGGCAGGATCTTTTGTTGAGGATGACACACTCACCACATTACATGATCTTACTGATGCTTATCATTACTGGAAAGAAGATAATGATGAATCTTTAATTAGAAAATGTATTTTGCCTATGGAAAAAGCAGCGGATCATCTTCCTAAGGTTATTATTCGAGATTCAGCGGTTGATGCTATTTGTCACGGAGCTAAATTAGCTTCTGGTGGTATTTTGAGTCTTAATGCAGATATAAAAAAAGGAACTACGGTAGCAATTCAAACTCTTAAAGGAGAACTCGTAGCTTCAGGAAAAAGCTTAGAGACTGCAGAGGAAATAATAGAATCTGATACAGGCATAATGATTGATGTAAAAAAGGTTTTTATGGAACCTGAAACATATCCTAAACTATGGAAATGA
- a CDS encoding 30S ribosomal protein S13 — MEDDFNHMVRIARRDVNGNKTIENALTGIKGVGNALSRAISIAMGFDLDQKMGYLSDEDVLKIEEALKDPQKYDVPEWMLNRRKDYVTGETKHLIESDLVMILRDDLNRMKKTRSYKGRRHEVGLPVRGQRTKSTFRKGSSVGVRRRRGRQ; from the coding sequence ATGGAAGACGATTTTAATCATATGGTTCGTATTGCCCGAAGAGATGTAAACGGTAATAAAACCATAGAAAATGCTTTAACTGGTATTAAAGGTGTTGGGAATGCATTATCCCGAGCAATCAGTATTGCAATGGGCTTTGACCTTGATCAAAAAATGGGATATCTTTCTGATGAAGATGTTTTAAAAATTGAGGAAGCATTAAAAGACCCTCAAAAATATGATGTCCCTGAATGGATGTTAAACCGCCGTAAAGATTACGTAACTGGTGAAACTAAACATTTAATTGAATCTGATCTTGTAATGATTCTTCGAGATGACTTAAACAGAATGAAGAAAACTCGAAGTTACAAAGGAAGAAGACACGAAGTTGGTTTACCCGTTAGAGGACAAAGGACCAAATCTACATTCAGAAAAGGTTCTTCTGTTGGTGTAAGAAGAAGGAGAGGAAGGCAATAG
- a CDS encoding 30S ribosomal protein S4 — translation MGHPRKARKKYDTPPHPWNAERIKEENKLATKYGLRNKKEIWKAETMVRRYRRDARYLLGLSTEHTEGEREQLLGHLIRFGMLGENAHLDNVLDLTVEDVLRRRLQTMVHQKGLSRTAKEARIFVVHGHIALNGKKIDSPSYMVKRGEEDNIGYYASSPVAKQFQTKQENKPAEEKNN, via the coding sequence ATGGGACATCCACGAAAAGCAAGGAAAAAGTACGATACTCCTCCTCACCCATGGAATGCTGAAAGGATTAAGGAAGAAAATAAGTTGGCAACCAAATACGGCTTAAGAAATAAGAAAGAAATTTGGAAAGCCGAAACTATGGTGCGTAGATACAGAAGGGATGCTAGGTACTTACTTGGTCTTTCTACTGAACACACTGAAGGGGAAAGGGAACAGCTATTAGGACACTTAATCCGATTTGGAATGTTAGGAGAAAATGCTCACCTAGACAACGTTTTGGATCTAACTGTAGAAGATGTTCTTCGAAGAAGATTACAAACTATGGTTCACCAAAAAGGTCTATCTAGAACTGCTAAAGAGGCCAGAATCTTTGTTGTCCACGGACACATTGCCTTAAATGGTAAAAAGATTGATTCACCAAGTTATATGGTAAAAAGAGGCGAAGAAGATAATATAGGTTATTATGCTTCATCCCCAGTGGCCAAACAATTCCAAACCAAGCAAGAAAATAAACCTGCTGAGGAAAAAAATAATTAA
- a CDS encoding 30S ribosomal protein S11, with protein sequence MAEKEKWGIANIYSSFNNTIITITDVTGAETITQWSGGKVVRADRQESSPFAAMEAATRAADDAKEKGIVGLHIKVRAPGGNGPRTPGPGAQATIRALARAGIRIGKIEDVTPIPHDGTGRPGGKRGRRV encoded by the coding sequence ATGGCTGAAAAAGAAAAATGGGGTATTGCTAATATTTACTCATCATTTAACAATACAATAATAACCATTACTGATGTTACTGGAGCCGAGACCATTACTCAATGGTCTGGTGGAAAAGTTGTAAGAGCTGACAGACAGGAATCATCTCCTTTCGCTGCTATGGAAGCTGCCACAAGAGCTGCTGACGATGCTAAAGAAAAAGGAATTGTAGGACTGCACATTAAAGTACGTGCTCCAGGTGGAAACGGTCCTAGAACTCCAGGACCTGGTGCTCAAGCTACTATACGGGCTTTAGCCAGAGCAGGAATACGAATAGGTAAAATTGAAGATGTAACTCCCATACCTCACGATGGTACCGGAAGGCCTGGAGGTAAGAGAGGAAGAAGGGTCTAA